Below is a window of Zygosaccharomyces rouxii strain CBS732 chromosome C complete sequence DNA.
ACATatgctgctgttgttgttcctcctcctgttgttgttgctgttgttgttgacTATGTTGTTGTTCAACTCCCGGAGGCGCTTGCAATTTTTGCTGTCCTGGCGTCATTAACACCGTTTGTATGCCACTGTTCATCTTCCTTATTATAATATGCTATCACTAGTAAAACCGGTTGAAGAGGCAAAGAGGCAGAGATGGAGTATGTACTTTCCAAAATAACAACGAAATTAAAATATAATGGTAGCGACAATAATGTATCACacaaaaaaataaaaaacacacacacacacacgacgataaaagtaaaaagtaaaataaaacaaaCTGCCAAaatatcaatatcaatacAGATATAGCTTTCTCCCTGACCTTCTACTTCTATAGGTTAGTCTTGAGATCAATGAACTTTAATTGTATAAactattcttcttcttccttttattgttgttcttgttgtatgttgttgttgttattcacttttttttttcggtctttttttttccctcttTCCCTCTTTCTTTTACGTCTTCCTTGAATTTCTCTTCCCTTGACTTAAAAGTCTATTCGAGATCCGTTCTCCGCACTTTTCTCATTCCCGTTCGTAACGAGAAAGTCTAAATAGCCGCCATCgttcaagaagaaaatgtcAGACTCTACCAATGGCTGTCTTCCTTATATACGTTTTTTTAATTAGCCGCTGAATTATTACTGCTAATACCAAGAAAAaatactactactactactactcctactattactactattaccGCCATCATCGTTGTCACTGCTCTAACGCTCTGCATGCTATATTTTTTTCCGATTTCCGTTGTTGTCTATTGCAATGGAAAACCCAATTTGACTTGCACAATTAATTTCACTGACGTCGTAAAGAACGAAAAGGAGAAACACGACAAAAAGAAACGGTACGGATAAACCATGCCTTTGCGTAACGAATGGCGCAGGAGTCGTTTGATTCGCAATTTTTTCGGAACGATCGCTCAGAACCGGAGGGGAGCAAAGCAAGTCGTATTAATACACAAATGCACCCCCTGAAATTagcaaagaattgagaaaaaagaaaagagaggGGTATGTCAAAGGAAAAACCCAATGGTTTTTCCGGTCCAATCCGAGTTGAGCTTTCGGGCATTACTAAAATTGACACATGTGATGTGCGGGTAATAGGTGACtcctaattttttttattgaTCTTTCGGtggcaaatttttttgttcgaactgtatatatatatattgaAAGTGAGTCAAGCGTTTGCCGCCGAGCACAGAAGACTATAGAGAGAAGAGTTATAAGTGTCTACATATGCTAGAGGAAGGAGGGTTCAtaagaagaggaagaagaagaaatgcCAAAAAGATAAACTATGCAGAGAGTGATGATGAGGTGAAGCAGGAGAGTGATCAAGAGTTTGAACCCGAGgttaaaaaagaagatgatcaagaggaaaatgatGTGCAGGAGATAAAACAGGAACAAGACGACAGTGGAGAAATTCTGGTGATCAAGGATGAGTCGGATGATGATAAACCGTTGGCGGGACGTGGTTCGAAAAGAGGCAAGAAGCAGCCGACAGGGACAAATGGTAAAAGgcaaaggaagaagaaagaaccCAAGCCAAAAatctcaaattttgatcGTAATACGGAAAAACTGTACCAACAACATCCTCATTTGAGGTCGGTTTTCCCCGAGTTGCAAAATGCTGTCATTCCTTCACCTGAAAGAGCTAATCAACCTCCTGGCATGAAAGTTAGATTATTACCGTTTCAGTTAGAGGGTTTATTGTGGCTCAAAcgccaagaagaaggtaagTATAGAGGTGGTGTACTCTCAGATGAAATGGGTATGGGTAAGACGATTCAAATGATTTCTTTGATTATGGATAATGTATCCAACTCTCCGACCCTAGTAGTAGCACCCACAGTGGCCTTAATGCAATggaaaaatgaaattgagGAGCATACAGGTGGTGTTTTAAAAGCATACATTTTCCACGGCAGTAATCGTACAAATAATATGGCAGATTTAGAGGGTTACCAAGTTATTTTGACAACTTATTCGGTACTAGAATCTGTTTATCGATTACAAACCTATGGATTTCGTAGAAAGACtggattgaaaaaggaaaaatccGTTCTTCATAATACCCATTTTTATCGAGTTGTTTTGGATGAAGCTCATAATATTAAAGATCGTCAAAGTAGTACGGCTAAAGCTGTTAATGAGTTGAAAGCTGAAAAACGTTGGTGCTTGACCGGTACACCATTACAAAATCGTATTGGTGAAATGTATTCTTTGATTCGATTCTTAGACGTCGAACCGTTTTCTGCATATTTTTGCATCAAATGTGATTGTAATTCTAAACAGTGGAAATTCTCTGATAATATGCATTGCGATGCTTGTGGTCATGTTATGATGCAACATcgtaatttcttcaatcaTTTTATGTTGAAGAATATTCAACAGTTTGGTGCTGAAGGACCTGGACTTGAagctttcaaaagaattcaactgttgttgaaaagtATTATGTTAAGGAGAACAAAAGTGGAAAGAGCTGATGATTTAGGATTACCGCCACGTATTGTCACTGTCAGAAAGGATTATTTTAACGAGGAGGAAAAAGATTTATATCGAAGCCTTTACACCGATGTAAAACGGAAGTACAATTCTTACGTGGAAGAAGGTGTAGTTTTAAACAACTATGCCAATATCTTTACATTGATCACAAGAATGAGACAATTGGCAGATCATCCTGACCttgttttgaaaaggttgCCAGGCAGTACTAGCGGTAATGATGGTGTTATTGTATGTCAGTTGTGcaatgatgaagctgaagagCCCATCGAATCGAAGTGTCACCACAAATTTTGTCGTCTCTGCATAAAGGAATACGTGGAATCGTTTATGGAGGAATCccaaaagaaattgacTTGTCCCGTATGCCATATTGGGTTAAGTATCGATTTATCACAACAGTCAATCGAAGTTGATATGGATTCATTTCATAAGCAAAGTATTGTCAATAGACTTAACATGCAGGGGACGTGGAAATCTTCTACTAAGATTGAAGCTTTGGTGGAAGAACTTTACAACTTGAGAAGTGATAAACGAACTATAAAGTCAATTGTTTTTTCACAATTTACTAGTATGCTTGATTTAATAGATTGGAGATTGAAAAGAGCGGGTTTTGAAACCGTAAAGTTGCAAGGTAGTATGTCACCCACACAGAGAGATGAGActatcaaatatttcatgAAAAACATTAGATGCGAGGTGTTTTTAGTAAGTTTAAAGGCAGGTGGTGTGGCATTAAACTTATGTGAAGCTTCTCAAGTTTTCATTATGGATCCATGGTGGAATCCAAGTGTTGAATGGCAAAGTGGTGATAGAGTTCATCGTATTGGACAGTATAGACCGGtcaaaattacaagattttgCATTGAAGATAGTATCGAATCGAGAATTATCGAATTACAGGAGAAAAAGGCTAATATGATCCATGCAACTATTAATCAAGATGAAGCTGCAATTAACAGGCTAACACCTGGTGACTTGCAGTTTTTGTTCAACAACTAAGTTTTTGAACGATTTGATAGACTTTGTTATATAATGTATTAATACGGGAAATAATTGTAAAATAAACAGAATGGAGTTGGTTATTATAAAATTATATTATTCTTTACCTACGGGCACCAGcaccagaagaaattaacTCTAATTGTTTATCAGAGATGTGTATCGTTGGTAAActcaatttaccattatgATTTGGTGGTGCTAAAAATCCGGTCTTGATCAAAAAGGCAATGTAAATACCAATTTGTTCAGGTGTAGCACCTTTTCCACTACTAACATCTTCACCAGACCAAATAGTATCTTTTTGTAACGATTTGACTGCGTTGGCATCGTCTAATTCAGGTGCTATTGTATTGGCCGGTAAGTTATCCAATACCATGTGTAATAATGGGTAAAGGGCATTATCTTGACCCTTTTCAACGACACAGGATTCAAGAGTTTGTCTCCAAGAGTCATAACTGACTAGTTCCACATTGTATCCATATTCGCCTAATTGACATAAATAATCTTTCAATAAAATACGTGGATGGGCGGTAACATGAGCAACGGTGAATTCATTCTCAGATGGTGGGTTCAATGCAGTTGCTACAACGACTCTAGCGACATGATCTACCGGCACCATGTTAGTAGAATTTCTAATATCAGGAACCTTACCTAATTGAACAGCACCTTTCAAAAGACGTAGTAAGAAATCATCAGTGTTTGAAGATCCATTCTTTGATGCACCTGTCACATAACCTGGTCTAACAATACATCCGCGTAATCCCTTTTCACCAGCACGTCTAATGATATGTTCAGCTGCCCATTTAGATTGACCAtaaccaccaccaagacCAGTGGAAGATCCCATCAAATCATCTGATTCTTGTAAACCAACTTTACCTTCAGCTACCAATTTATCAGATAATTTAAAGTAGTGTTCATTATCCAATGTAGAAGTGGACGAGACGAAGTCGAAGAATTTAGGCTTACCGCTGGCTGCTAAATTCATAACATTGATAGTAGAGATGACGTTTGAATCTCTCAACTTGTCATAAGGGAAGACCCAATGAACCAATGCACCATTGTGGATAATcacatcaatttcattagTTAGTTGCGCCCAGCGACTATCGGTCAATCCAAATTGAGGTTTGGATAAATCACCCAAAACCACCTGGATACGAGAGGCAAAAGATGGATTCCAAACACCGTAAGTCTGACCAGCTGTGGTCAACCTTTCTAAACCTTTAGCCTCATCTTGAGCACGTACATGAGCAAAAACTTTGATCTCGTAATTTGGTGTGGAACGGTTTAACAAGTCAGCAAGGATATAAGAACCCAAGAAACCAGTTACACCGGTGACGAAAACATTTATGACAGACTTTTGCTTGGTATCCTTAGGAGAGACAAATGGCTCGCGAGATGCATAAGAAGCAGGCAAAGTcttaaccaattcttccGCATCCTTAGCGTAGTTGATTCCTGCAGAAGTAGGAACTGATTCCACAGATCCTGCACCTGCACCAGAGATGGCAGCAGCAAACTGTTTGATGGTTGGGTACTTGAAGATAGTGCCCAGAGGAAGATCCACAtttaacttcttctttgcGGAGAAAATCATTCTGGTAGCTAAGATGGAATGGCCACCAAGATCGAAGAAAGAATCATCGGGGCTAACAGATGCTGGTTTGGTTGGTAAAACACTTAGCCACAAATCACGAACTTCACGTTCTTCGGGAGAAAATTCAGAGTCATCGATATCCGTGATAGTATTGGCGGCAGCTAAGTCCAAATCTTTCTTAGAAGGGAATTGCAACTTAGGCTTGTCAACTTTACCATTGGGGTTCAAGGGCAATTTCTCCAATACTATAGTCAATGATGGGATGGCATAGTTGGccaatcttttcttcaagaattcCTTGATATTTTTGGCCAACAAATGGTAGCCGACCAAACCCTTAACAACAGGATTAGATCTTACGGATTCTGGCACTTCACTTTGGAATTTGGATAGCTCTTCTGGTTTATCGAATCGGGGGACCATGAAGGTAATTAATGTAGGTTCATCCTCAGCGTTCTTACGCACCAAAGTGATGTTTTCTCTAACAAGAGGATGCTGGGAAATGTGagtatcaatttcacccaGTTCGATTCTGAAACCACGGATCTTGACTTGGTCATCAGCACGACCACAGCATTCACAGTTACCATCTGGTAAGTAACG
It encodes the following:
- the LYS2 gene encoding L-aminoadipate-semialdehyde dehydrogenase (highly similar to uniprot|P07702 Saccharomyces cerevisiae YBR115C LYS2 Alpha aminoadipate reductase); the encoded protein is MQSWTEKLDNPTLSVIPHDYLRPFQEPFTQQGSYSVAIPQLDVPAHFPNKYVVGLSVWASIVFRTTGDDDIVLYIADNKVLRFTIQPSWTFQQLYDVVNKELQSLPPSDGVNFDSLSETIQKNQDLEKAPQLFRLAFLKDDHDFNLEHFKHHRVDFALNLNTLNGNSSVLEFKYNELLYSLERISIMADQFLQFTSSVVKDPSQSITEISLLTPATERVVPNPRADLNWSGFVGCIHDIFQDNAEKFPERTCVVETPPFHSTKTRIFTYRDINRASNIVAHYLVKTGIKRGDVVMIYSSRGVDLMVCVMGVLKAGATFSVIDPAYPPARQNIYLGVAKPRGLIVIKAAGELDQIVEDYITKELDIVSRIPSIALQDDGSLQGSLGSNDVLAPFEHLKDTRTSVVVGPDSNPTLSFTSGSEGIPKGVLGRHYSLAYYFSWMSKQFNLSENDKFTMLSGIAHDPIQRDMFTPLFLGAQLYVPTQDDIGTPGKLAEWMSTHGCTVTHLTPAMGQLLTAQAVAPFPELHHAFFVGDILTKRDCLRLQTLAENCCIVNMYGTTETQRAVSFFEVKSRSQDPDFLKRLKDVMPAGKGMLNVQVLIVNRNDPTQLCGVGEIGEMYVRAGGLAEGYRGLPDLNKEKFVDNWFVEKGHWDNLDKDNGEPWRQFWFGPRDRLYRTGDLGRYLPDGNCECCGRADDQVKIRGFRIELGEIDTHISQHPLVRENITLVRKNAEDEPTLITFMVPRFDKPEELSKFQSEVPESVRSNPVVKGLVGYHLLAKNIKEFLKKRLANYAIPSLTIVLEKLPLNPNGKVDKPKLQFPSKKDLDLAAANTITDIDDSEFSPEEREVRDLWLSVLPTKPASVSPDDSFFDLGGHSILATRMIFSAKKKLNVDLPLGTIFKYPTIKQFAAAISGAGAGSVESVPTSAGINYAKDAEELVKTLPASYASREPFVSPKDTKQKSVINVFVTGVTGFLGSYILADLLNRSTPNYEIKVFAHVRAQDEAKGLERLTTAGQTYGVWNPSFASRIQVVLGDLSKPQFGLTDSRWAQLTNEIDVIIHNGALVHWVFPYDKLRDSNVISTINVMNLAASGKPKFFDFVSSTSTLDNEHYFKLSDKLVAEGKVGLQESDDLMGSSTGLGGGYGQSKWAAEHIIRRAGEKGLRGCIVRPGYVTGASKNGSSNTDDFLLRLLKGAVQLGKVPDIRNSTNMVPVDHVARVVVATALNPPSENEFTVAHVTAHPRILLKDYLCQLGEYGYNVELVSYDSWRQTLESCVVEKGQDNALYPLLHMVLDNLPANTIAPELDDANAVKSLQKDTIWSGEDVSSGKGATPEQIGIYIAFLIKTGFLAPPNHNGKLSLPTIHISDKQLELISSGAGARR
- the RAD16 gene encoding DNA repair protein RAD16 (highly similar to uniprot|P31244 Saccharomyces cerevisiae YBR114W RAD16 Protein that recognizes and binds damaged DNA in an ATP-dependent manner (with Rad7p) during nucleotide excision repair subunit of Nucleotide Excision Repair Factor 4 (NEF4) member of the SWI/SNF family), producing MLEEGGFIRRGRRRNAKKINYAESDDEVKQESDQEFEPEVKKEDDQEENDVQEIKQEQDDSGEILVIKDESDDDKPLAGRGSKRGKKQPTGTNGKRQRKKKEPKPKISNFDRNTEKLYQQHPHLRSVFPELQNAVIPSPERANQPPGMKVRLLPFQLEGLLWLKRQEEGKYRGGVLSDEMGMGKTIQMISLIMDNVSNSPTLVVAPTVALMQWKNEIEEHTGGVLKAYIFHGSNRTNNMADLEGYQVILTTYSVLESVYRLQTYGFRRKTGLKKEKSVLHNTHFYRVVLDEAHNIKDRQSSTAKAVNELKAEKRWCLTGTPLQNRIGEMYSLIRFLDVEPFSAYFCIKCDCNSKQWKFSDNMHCDACGHVMMQHRNFFNHFMLKNIQQFGAEGPGLEAFKRIQLLLKSIMLRRTKVERADDLGLPPRIVTVRKDYFNEEEKDLYRSLYTDVKRKYNSYVEEGVVLNNYANIFTLITRMRQLADHPDLVLKRLPGSTSGNDGVIVCQLCNDEAEEPIESKCHHKFCRLCIKEYVESFMEESQKKLTCPVCHIGLSIDLSQQSIEVDMDSFHKQSIVNRLNMQGTWKSSTKIEALVEELYNLRSDKRTIKSIVFSQFTSMLDLIDWRLKRAGFETVKLQGSMSPTQRDETIKYFMKNIRCEVFLVSLKAGGVALNLCEASQVFIMDPWWNPSVEWQSGDRVHRIGQYRPVKITRFCIEDSIESRIIELQEKKANMIHATINQDEAAINRLTPGDLQFLFNN